One stretch of Qingrenia yutianensis DNA includes these proteins:
- the rplW gene encoding 50S ribosomal protein L23, whose translation MFAHDIIIRPIISEKSMDQLADKKYTFEVRKDANKIEIKRAVEEIFNVKVVSVTTSNVLGKIKRMGATSGKRADWKKATVKLSADSKTIEFFEGLA comes from the coding sequence ATGTTTGCACACGACATCATCATTAGACCGATAATCTCTGAAAAGAGTATGGATCAGTTGGCTGATAAAAAATACACCTTCGAGGTTAGAAAAGACGCCAACAAAATTGAAATCAAAAGAGCCGTTGAAGAAATCTTCAATGTAAAGGTTGTGTCTGTCACAACATCGAATGTTCTCGGAAAAATTAAGAGAATGGGAGCAACTTCGGGTAAAAGAGCGGATTGGAAAAAGGCAACCGTTAAACTTTCGGCTGACTCCAAGACGATTGAATTCTTTGAAGGCTTGGCTTAA
- the rplD gene encoding 50S ribosomal protein L4, translating into MEQTVSSEARAKVSYARISSRKVKIVIDLIRNKSVGDIELNEAVFGQEVNKSALHQVVVNYLANQRQGTQSTKTRSEVSGGGIKPWRQKGTGRARQGSIRATQWIKGGIALGPKPRDYSYTLNKKLKRVALKSALSAKVLEDEIKVVEDMKVEGYKTSVIANMLKSLDVNSKALIVTCDKDDLIVKSARNIKGVTPTFVNVLNVYDILSHDQLIIAKEAVAKIEEVFA; encoded by the coding sequence ATGGAACAGACAGTTTCAAGCGAAGCAAGAGCAAAAGTTAGCTATGCTCGCATTTCTTCGAGAAAAGTTAAAATCGTTATTGATTTAATCAGAAACAAATCTGTCGGCGACATCGAGCTGAACGAAGCGGTATTCGGTCAGGAAGTAAACAAAAGCGCTTTGCATCAGGTTGTCGTTAACTATCTTGCAAATCAAAGACAGGGCACGCAGAGCACCAAAACTCGTTCAGAGGTTTCGGGCGGCGGTATCAAACCGTGGCGTCAGAAAGGTACAGGCCGTGCAAGACAGGGCAGTATCAGGGCTACACAGTGGATTAAGGGCGGTATCGCATTAGGTCCCAAACCCAGAGATTACAGCTACACTCTCAACAAAAAACTTAAAAGAGTTGCTCTTAAATCGGCGCTCAGCGCAAAGGTTTTGGAGGACGAAATCAAAGTTGTTGAAGATATGAAGGTTGAAGGCTACAAAACAAGTGTTATCGCTAATATGCTTAAGAGTCTTGATGTTAACTCAAAGGCGCTTATCGTTACTTGCGACAAGGACGATTTAATCGTTAAATCGGCAAGAAACATCAAAGGCGTTACACCTACATTTGTAAATGTTTTGAACGTTTACGATATTTTAAGTCACGACCAGCTTATTATCGCTAAAGAAGCGGTAGCAAAGATTGAGGAGGTGTTCGCATAA
- the rpsS gene encoding 30S ribosomal protein S19: MGRSVKKGPFVEERLLKRIIDMNDAGEKRVIKTWSRASTIFPEMVGHTIAVYDGRKHVLVYVSEDMVGHKLGEFAPTRTFKGHAGAKTTGVK; this comes from the coding sequence ATGGGCAGATCGGTTAAAAAAGGTCCCTTTGTCGAAGAACGTCTTTTAAAAAGAATTATTGATATGAACGACGCAGGTGAAAAGAGAGTTATCAAAACCTGGTCGAGAGCGTCCACAATTTTCCCTGAAATGGTAGGACACACAATCGCGGTTTATGACGGCAGAAAACACGTTCTGGTTTATGTGAGCGAGGATATGGTCGGTCATAAGCTCGGCGAATTTGCACCCACAAGAACTTTTAAAGGTCACGCAGGCGCAAAAACAACCGGAGTTAAGTAA
- the rplB gene encoding 50S ribosomal protein L2: MAIKKFNPTSPARRFMTVSTFEEITKAEPEKSLLEPLKKNSGRNSYGRITVRHRGGGNKRKYRVIDFKRNKDGMNANVIAIEYDPNRSANIALIEYEDGVKSYIIAPYTLKVGDVVRSGSDADIKPGNALMIADIPVGTLIHNIELAPNKGGQLVRSAGNCAQLMAKEGKFAQVRLPSGEVRMIRIDCRATIGQVSNLDHENISIGKAGRKRHMGWRPTVRGVVMNPCDHPHGGGEGKSPVGMPSPVTPWGKPTLGYKTRNKKKQSNKFIVKRRNAK; this comes from the coding sequence ATGGCGATTAAAAAATTTAATCCTACTTCTCCTGCACGCAGATTTATGACGGTGTCAACCTTTGAGGAAATCACAAAGGCAGAGCCGGAAAAATCGTTGCTTGAACCTCTTAAAAAGAATTCAGGCAGAAACTCTTACGGCAGAATTACTGTTCGTCACAGAGGCGGCGGGAACAAGAGAAAATACAGAGTTATAGATTTTAAGAGAAACAAAGACGGTATGAACGCTAACGTTATCGCAATCGAGTACGATCCCAACAGATCGGCAAACATTGCGCTTATCGAATATGAGGACGGCGTAAAGAGCTACATCATCGCTCCTTACACACTCAAAGTAGGTGACGTTGTACGTTCGGGATCTGACGCTGATATTAAGCCGGGTAACGCGCTTATGATTGCAGACATCCCCGTTGGTACCTTAATTCACAATATCGAGCTTGCTCCGAATAAGGGCGGTCAGCTTGTAAGAAGTGCCGGAAACTGTGCACAGCTTATGGCTAAAGAGGGCAAATTTGCCCAGGTAAGACTTCCTTCGGGCGAAGTTAGAATGATAAGAATTGACTGCAGAGCTACAATCGGTCAGGTAAGCAACCTCGACCACGAAAATATTTCTATCGGTAAAGCCGGAAGAAAAAGACATATGGGTTGGAGACCTACCGTCCGCGGTGTTGTTATGAACCCCTGTGATCACCCCCACGGCGGCGGTGAAGGTAAATCTCCTGTCGGTATGCCGAGCCCTGTTACTCCCTGGGGTAAACCCACACTCGGTTACAAAACACGTAACAAGAAGAAACAGAGCAACAAATTTATCGTTAAGAGAAGAAACGCAAAATAA
- the rplD gene encoding 50S ribosomal protein L4 — MPKVGLYKMDGNKVGDIELNEAVFGQEVNKSALHQVVVNYLANQRQGTQSTKTRSEVSGGGIKPWRQKGTGRARQGSIRATQWIKGGIALGPKPRDYSYTLNKKLKRVALKSALSAKVLEDEIKVVEDMKVEGYKTSVIANMLKSLDVNSKALIVTCDKDDLIVKSARNIKGVTPTFVNVLNVYDILSHDQLIIAKEAVAKIEEVFA; from the coding sequence ATGCCTAAAGTAGGTTTATATAAAATGGACGGAAATAAAGTCGGCGACATCGAGCTGAACGAAGCGGTATTCGGTCAGGAAGTAAACAAAAGCGCTTTGCATCAGGTTGTCGTTAACTATCTTGCAAATCAAAGACAGGGCACGCAGAGCACCAAAACTCGTTCAGAGGTTTCGGGCGGCGGTATCAAACCGTGGCGTCAGAAAGGTACAGGCCGTGCAAGACAGGGCAGTATCAGGGCTACACAGTGGATTAAGGGCGGTATCGCATTAGGTCCCAAACCCAGAGATTACAGCTACACTCTCAACAAAAAACTTAAAAGAGTTGCTCTTAAATCGGCGCTCAGCGCAAAGGTTTTGGAGGACGAAATCAAAGTTGTTGAAGATATGAAGGTTGAAGGCTACAAAACAAGTGTTATCGCTAATATGCTTAAGAGTCTTGATGTTAACTCAAAGGCGCTTATCGTTACTTGCGACAAGGACGATTTAATCGTTAAATCGGCAAGAAACATCAAAGGCGTTACACCTACATTTGTAAATGTTTTGAACGTTTACGATATTTTAAGTCACGACCAGCTTATTATCGCTAAAGAAGCGGTAGCAAAGATTGAGGAGGTGTTCGCATAA